In Oncorhynchus clarkii lewisi isolate Uvic-CL-2024 chromosome 2, UVic_Ocla_1.0, whole genome shotgun sequence, one DNA window encodes the following:
- the LOC139366505 gene encoding protein eva-1 homolog B-like, which translates to MDAKRKEMDLLSNSIAAYAHIKENPESFGLYFVIGVCFGLVLTLCLLVIRISCKPRTNIPASTPEKKHLKDFSEDECDEDSEDEDEEEEGDVEAPAPVPTTEIPIGNHHNHSQSDGTLSVNVFTSAEELERAQRLEERERIIREIWRNGQPDILGSGTGTIGRVHYY; encoded by the exons ATGGACGCAAAGAGGAAAGAGATGGACCTCCTGAGCAACAGCATAGCTGCCTATGCACACAtcaaag AGAACCCAGAGAGCTTTGGGCTGTACTTTGTGATTGGGGTTTGTTTTGGCCTGGTCCTCACCCTCTGCCTCCTGGTCATCCGGATCTCCTGCAAGCCCCGCACCAACATCCCGGCCTCCACGCCCGAGAAGAAACACCTGAAGGACTTCAGTGAGGACGAATGTGATGAAGATAgcgaggatgaggatgaggaagaggagggtgacgtCGAAGCACCTGCCCCCGTGCCCACCACAGAGATTCCCATTGGcaaccaccacaaccacagcCAATCGGACGGGACACTGAGCGTTAACGTGTTCACGTCGGCCGAGGAGCTAGAGCGGGCACAGCgattggaggagagggagcgaATCATACGGGAGATCTGGAGGAATGGGCAGCCTGATATCCTGGGTTCAGGAACAGGCACTATAGGTCGGGTGCACTACTACTAA